The genomic interval ATGGTAGTTTTATGTGTTTGGTTTGCATACGCTTTTCTAAAGTTGGAAAATTATTTCAATGCCATCATTTCTTTGTCTTTGAATGAAAATATAGTAGATACACTTTGCTTTATATTGACCTCTAAGGGCCTGCATAATATTTAGTAATCACAGGGCTACTGCATCTAGCATAAACGTTTTCTGCTAAATATCAAAGATTTCAAGCCACTCAATTAACTCGAGCAAAGTAAATGAGATACACATCTTGACTTGAATCACCAAATAACATTTGAGTGATTTGACATGCTTAATCGCTTCAAATtatagaaaagagaaaaaaaaattatttctaCGGAAATTAAGTTGACCAATTACTCTATCAATATGTTTTCTTTCCAccttcaaattgagtatcaaACCAAATAGTGGTTGAGCACGGCTAGAATGCAATCTGCACTGGGTAGCTGTCAATGCAATCTTCCCAAGGACCACTGGGAGATGGTTTTACATTCTGGAGAGCCTCCCAGACAGCACTATTACACTTGAAGCCGCTTCCAAATGCAATCTGCCAGACACGGTTCCCCTTTTGCATCCTGCCTTTTCCCTCGGTGTAAGCCAACTCATACCAAATCGAGCTGGACGAGGTGTTACCAAACCTGTGGAGTGTCATCCGAGATGACTCAACATGAACTGGCAGAAGCTGCAAATTCTTCTCAAGTTCATCAATCACAGCCCTACCACCAGCATGTATGCAGAAATGATCAAAAGCAAGCTTGAAATCTGGGATATAAGGCTTGACTTTGGCATTGAAAAATTTCTTTGCCACCAGAGTAGCAAAGAATAGAAGCTGCTCACTTAGAGGCAGAACAAGGGGACCCAATGTTGTGATGTTAGTCTTAAGAGCTCCACCAGCAATTGCCATTAGTTCCTTAGACAAAGAAACCCCAGTCTTGCCAGTATCATCCTGCTCTTGATAAACACACCTAAACGCCTTATCATCAGCTCCCTTATGAGTCCTCACCACATGAACTAGTTTATACTTAGCCCGACGCCTATCCATTGACTTATTCGACAGCAAAATCGCCGACCCCCCAACACGAAACAAACAATTCGGTATCAGCATAGACTTCTTGTTTCCAAAGTACCAATTCTGAGTGATATTCTCAGTGCTCACAACAACCGCATAAGTATTCCTATGAACTTGCAACATGTCCTTGGCAAGATCAACAGCTATAACTCCAGCACTACACCCCATTCCCGCCAAATTAAAACTCCTAATGTTACTCCTCAACTTATACTTATTAACAATCATAGCAGACAACGAAGGAGTCGGGTTAAACAAACTACAATTCACAACAACAACCCCAATGTCCTTAGGCTTAACATTTGTATTAGCAAACAAATTATCCAATGCACCAAAAATCACCTGCTCTGCCTCCTCACGCGCGGCCGCCATTGTCGGCCTGGGAGGAATGGAATGCATTGCTTCAGGGAAGTAAGTCTCCTCTCCAATGCCAGCCCTCTCAAGAATCTTGCGCTGAAACTCCAATGAGGACTCAGTAAAGGCCCCAATCAACCTCGAATGGTCCATAAACTTCTTGTTCTTGACTTTCAAATGCTCCGGGGGCTTGTAACAGGAGTAGTCCACGAGGTAAACGGATCTGGGTCGGGACATAATGTAGACGGTGGATCCGAAAACGAGAACAGCAGAGATAGTGATGACACTGACCAGATTGTACTGGAGTTGAAGCCAAAGCTGGTGGATGTCATCTGGTTCCATTCGAGAGGCTTCAATAACAATGAAAGCCATTAGAGGAACCAAGCAGAGCTTCAGAAGATTGTCTATCAAGTAATGGTAGCCAAGCTTCACATACTTCATGTTGACACTGTTCAAGAAATCCGGGAGTCTGCTACGCTCCTGGTGGATCTGAATACCATTCTGAGCTCCGCCATTGTCGACAGAACTCATGATTGAGTTGGGTCTCTGAAACACACTCAAGCTTTCGAGTTTATTAGATTTAGTGAAGTGGGTTTTGAGGGGAAGGGGTTATATAGGGAGCAGAGCAGTGTCTGCGTGAAGAAAACGGATCTGAATGGGTCGGGTTTCAAGGAGTGGTGGATACAACAACTAGAGCGAAAAAGACCCGTACGCGATTATGGACCAAGTAAGACTAGAGACATGacatgaggatgaagatggaGAAGAGTGAGAGAGGTTTAAGAAGGGGTTGGTCTGCTTGCCATTGCTACCCTGTCTCTGCTTCGTCCAAGATttaggaggaggaagagaggaaACCAGAAGAAAGGGAATAAATAAATTTGGGGGGTTTTTGATTGATTTGAATATTTTTGGGGTTTTGGAGGAGATGAGTGGTGGAAGCTTCAATGCGTTTTCCATGCACGTTTTCTTCAGTTCGGAAAAACTGACAGCAGTGAAATAAGGCGTTGTGCGCTGCAGGCTGCAGGGTCCTCGCGCACCCCATATATAGCAGGCGTTTATTTTTGTGTCTATCCTACAAATGTGTGTAACATCTAGCAAATTTGAAGCCCATCATTTTGGTCGATTCTAGACTTCTAGTGGAAAGCTTTTAGGGGTTTTCACACTTATATCATGAAAATGTGATTCTAaacttcttaaaaaaaaaagtgatccTAAACAAGTCATATTATAGTGTAAAACTCATTAAGCGAATCATTTGTCTTTTAATCTTTACATATTCTCTCTGAATGTACATTAATCTGACTTTTAGTTTGCTTGCATTTCCATTCTACAAATAATATTTGGACATGAAATGTTACCTTTTGATAAAACAGTTTATATGATTGATCAAGTCGAATTAAAGAAACTTTCAATTTGAATGAGTTTCTGTAAACATGAGACTCGATTCTGTAAGTTGGAATTGCCTTCATTTGAACTTTTATTTCAACTCCCCAAAAGACCCAAACAAAGAACTTTTATTTGAAAATCAATCAAAAATCTCATATTGGTTGTCTTATTCCAATCACAATAATGACTCTGGCTACTTGATAAAGGGTGCGGTTATTGTCACCCCACTAACTTTTTTGTTCACCCCACATAAATTTGAATTACTGAAAGACTATATTACCCAAGTGCAAAATGACTATTaatatacaattttttttaaatacatAATCAATTAGTTATAGGTATACAGACAATACTTAATTTGTGATTTGAAATATTAATCTTTTTCACCCGATCTAAAAATATTTCCATCTTAtttattgaaaattttcatttttttgttcGATATTCATATGTAATTTGTTATTCAAATCATAAATCATTACTGTTAACTTAATAATATCTTTATAATACCTGATGAACATCacaaataaaaatcaatatttttttcattgttcAAAGTTGATAATCTATGATGTTTTTTTTCACAACTTAAAGTTGTTAATCTATGGTTTTTGAAATTTATATTAGATAAACACTTAATTTTTTctagaaacaaattaaaaaaaaatatatatatatataatataagcAAGAAATATATGAATCAGATTATGATTCTATTTAAAAATTGTATCATTCTTTTTATATTGGTGTAAATTAATTGAAAGattgtttctaaaaattatCTTATAATTCGATATGTTATCTAAGGATAGTTTTGGAAAAAGAAGTAGGTGAAATAATCAAATTTaatgttaaatttaaaatgtgaGATAAAATAAGTAGAATGaatgaacaaaataaataatgaggTGGCAATAGCCGCACCATTCATAAAACATGTGCATATCAACCGATACAAACAGATATTGTAAACAAAATGTGATGGAAAAATTGCACGAGCAGACAATGCATCCCGTGTCGAAAAACAATACATCAATCAGACCATACCCGCGCCCCCTAAACTTACAATTGAAAACATCATTCTTCATACTCCCAAGCCAACCCATTCCATGacataaataaaacaaacCGTAACAAAATAAGCTGAAGTGCAAAACATGTATGCCTCGTGACAAGATGAAcaatttattcatttattcTATAAATAATAGTTGGTCATGagtttaagtatgtttttaAAGGCTCCAATGGGGTGGGGTTTGTGGTGGCTAAGGGGTTTTGCCATGTGAGGGGATTGATTAAAAGTCTTGGTACTCAACCACCACATCTCATTGACAAGTTCGATCATTTCTGAGAGATACAAACCCGAGCGGGGGTAGCACACTGGAGGCTCTCATATAGATTAACAGGACCTGAAGCTCAAGGCCAACTTTAGTGACTACCAGTTTCCAAACAAAAACGCAAACATCAACAATACAAGTTTCTGTATTTAATTCCATGGAGCTTCATATTTGGAAGCACTGTCCATGAAATATAGAGAGAAGGATATTCAGCGAGTTCTACAATTACATTACATGCAGTAGCCATGCTCGGATGTTTCGTCTTCAAACTCAAAAATAGTCGAACAGAGATTTACATTTACAAAGAATTTAGAGGTGCAATAACTGGCATGAAGGAAAATTTTCAACTTCACTGTTTCACAGCATTGATTGATGGTATACAACTTCGGCCGCCAAGTACACCAACTTTGCATCATCTGCATAGAGAAAAATCCCTCAATAATCAGAACATCAGCACTAGGCCGGTAGTAATTGGCTTATAGGTACGAGTAAAATGCTTGCCAATGTTACATATATAAGATAAAACAATAAGTATCTGGATGTCCTTGATAtggattataaaaaaaattggttcAACTTATGTAAATAAGACATAAAGCTGTGTGATTAGTGGCCTAGAATTACTACATCATCATTCATCTCAAGCGTCATATAAGGATCAGGAGAACAGACATCTCATTGCTTTGATGAAAACTTATCTACAGTAAGTGATAAAGCTATGAGTGAAGTGTGCCGACAGTAAGGGGAAAAACCAACCTATCATACtcattttatttccttttcaTCAAA from Argentina anserina chromosome 2, drPotAnse1.1, whole genome shotgun sequence carries:
- the LOC126781952 gene encoding 3-ketoacyl-CoA synthase 4 isoform X2, which translates into the protein MEPDDIHQLWLQLQYNLVSVITISAVLVFGSTVYIMSRPRSVYLVDYSCYKPPEHLKVKNKKFMDHSRLIGAFTESSLEFQRKILERAGIGEETYFPEAMHSIPPRPTMAAAREEAEQVIFGALDNLFANTNVKPKDIGVVVVNCSLFNPTPSLSAMIVNKYKLRSNIRSFNLAGMGCSAGVIAVDLAKDMLQVHRNTYAVVVSTENITQNWYFGNKKSMLIPNCLFRVGGSAILLSNKSMDRRRAKYKLVHVVRTHKGADDKAFRCVYQEQDDTGKTGVSLSKELMAIAGGALKTNITTLGPLVLPLSEQLLFFATLVAKKFFNAKVKPYIPDFKLAFDHFCIHAGGRAVIDELEKNLQLLPVHVESSRMTLHRFGNTSSSSIWYELAYTEGKGRMQKGNRVWQIAFGSGFKCNSAVWEALQNVKPSPSGPWEDCIDSYPVQIAF
- the LOC126781952 gene encoding 3-ketoacyl-CoA synthase 4 isoform X1; its protein translation is MSSVDNGGAQNGIQIHQERSRLPDFLNSVNMKYVKLGYHYLIDNLLKLCLVPLMAFIVIEASRMEPDDIHQLWLQLQYNLVSVITISAVLVFGSTVYIMSRPRSVYLVDYSCYKPPEHLKVKNKKFMDHSRLIGAFTESSLEFQRKILERAGIGEETYFPEAMHSIPPRPTMAAAREEAEQVIFGALDNLFANTNVKPKDIGVVVVNCSLFNPTPSLSAMIVNKYKLRSNIRSFNLAGMGCSAGVIAVDLAKDMLQVHRNTYAVVVSTENITQNWYFGNKKSMLIPNCLFRVGGSAILLSNKSMDRRRAKYKLVHVVRTHKGADDKAFRCVYQEQDDTGKTGVSLSKELMAIAGGALKTNITTLGPLVLPLSEQLLFFATLVAKKFFNAKVKPYIPDFKLAFDHFCIHAGGRAVIDELEKNLQLLPVHVESSRMTLHRFGNTSSSSIWYELAYTEGKGRMQKGNRVWQIAFGSGFKCNSAVWEALQNVKPSPSGPWEDCIDSYPVQIAF